The following are from one region of the Salvia hispanica cultivar TCC Black 2014 chromosome 1, UniMelb_Shisp_WGS_1.0, whole genome shotgun sequence genome:
- the LOC125203444 gene encoding DUF21 domain-containing protein At4g14240-like encodes MLGSEIEFGNVWWYVYAGISCFLVMFAGVMSGLTLGLMSLGLVELEILQRSGTPAEKKQSATIFPVVKKQHQLLVTLLLCNAVAMEALPLYLDKIFNQYVAIILSVTFVLFFGEVIPQAICTRYGLAVGANCVWLVRFLMVVCYPIAYPISKVLDSVLGQNDVLFRRAQLKALVSIHSQEAGKGGELTRDETTIISGALDLTEKTAEEAMTPIESTFSLDVNSKLDWEAIGKVLARGHSRVPVYSGNSRNVIGLLLVKSLLTVRAETETPVSAVSIRRIPRVPADMPLYDILNEFQKGSSHMAAVVKTKGQSKRPPSILEKSEENEPTNGGSDITTPLLTKKEDKPDTVVVDIEKVSKSPSKANLAYNEAVLNGLVGPDESEDGEVIGIITLEDVFEELLQEEIVDETDEYVDVHKRIRVAAAAAASSVARTPSKRRLPAQKGAGSKQGPTLKKVGEEDTTSVKLPSSVGEAKR; translated from the exons atgttaggatcggaGATAGAGTTCGGCAATGTGTGGTGGTACGTTTACGCAGGAATATCCTGCTTCCTTGTGATGTTCGCTGGGGTAATGTCGGGCCTCACGCTCGGCCTCATGTCCTTGGGCCTCGTCGAGCTCGAGATCCTCCAGCGCAGCGGCACCCCCGCCGAGAAGAAACAGTCTG CTACGATATTCCCGGTGGTTAAGAAGCAGCATCAGCTTCTCGTGACATTGCTTTTATGTAATGCCGTTGCAATGGAG GCCCTTCCTCTATACCTAGATAAGATCTTCAATCAATATGTTGCCATTATACTATCAGTTACTTTTGTCTTGTTTTTTGGGGAG GTCATCCCTCAAGCAATATGCACTAGATATGGGCTCGCCGTGGGTGCCAATTGTGTCTGGCTTGTTCGTTTTCTCATGGTTGTTTGCTACCCGATTGCTTACCCAATCAGCAAA GTTCTGGATTCGGTTCTGGGGCAAAATGATGTGCTGTTTAGACGAGCTCAGTTGAAAGCTCTCGTTTCTATCCACAGCCAGGAG GCTGGAAAAGGTGGTGAACTTACACGTGATGAGACAACAATTATTAGTGGAGCACTAGATTTGACAGAGAAG ACTGCTGAGGAGGCCATGACGCCAATCGAGTCAACATTTTCGCTGGATGTTAACTCTAAGCTTGACTG GGAAGCAATTGGTAAGGTTCTGGCTCGTGGTCATAGCCGTGTTCCAGTCTACTCTGGGAATTCAAGGAACGTCATTGGACTTTTACTG GTAAAAAGCCTTCTCACTGTAAGAGCAGAAACAGAGACCCCTGTCAGTGCTGTTTCCATTCGGAGAATCCCTCG TGTTCCTGCGGATATGCCTCTCTACGACATACTCAATGAGTTTCAAAAGGGTAGTAGCCATATGGCCGCTGTTGTGAAGACCAAAGGCCAAAGCAAAAGGCCTCCATCAATTTTGGAGAAGTCTGAGGAGAACGAACCCACAAACGGGGGTTCGGATATAACCACCCCATTGCTaacaaagaaagaagataAGCCTGATACTGTTGTTGTCGACATTGAGAAGGTGTCAAAGTCGCCATCCAAAGCTAACCTTGCGTATAATGAAGCAGTTCTGAATGGGCTGGTTGGTCCAGATGAGTCAGAAGATGGTGAAGTCATTGGCATCATCACTTTAGAAGATGTTTTCGAAGAACTTCTACAG GAGGAAATCGTTGATGAGACAGATGAGTATGTTGATGTCCATAAGAG GATACGCGTGGCAGCAGCTGCAGCTGCTTCGTCTGTAGCACGAACCCCTTCAAAACGGAGGTTACCGGCCCAGAAAGGAGCT GGATCAAAGCAAGGGCCGACTCTGAAAAAAGTGGGGGAGGAGGACACCACCTCGGTAAAGCTTCCAAGCAGTGTTGGTGAGGCGAAGAGATAA